One Chitinophagales bacterium genomic window carries:
- the rhuM gene encoding death-on-curing protein, whose product MHKGEIEIYQTSDGTKIQVKLEQDTVWLDAHLMAKLFGVQRPAVVKHIGNIYKSRELDERATCSILEQVASDGKIRKMKLYNLDMIISVGYRVNSIQATQFRQWATQRLKDYLVQGYAINEKRLQQRNMQVEQLKTGIRILSRAIEEKAQEQGIHWLNDFAKGLQLLDDYDHEQLDTRGKTCTKAVYPGREQYQRLINQMKAEFNSDVFGVEKDKGFDSAIAQIAQGFGEEDAYPSLEEKAAMLLYLITKNHAFADGNKRIAAACFLLFLEENNMLFNANGQPIISNEALAGLTLFTAASKPEEMETVKKLIISILNRNKP is encoded by the coding sequence ATGCATAAAGGCGAAATAGAAATATATCAAACCAGTGATGGCACGAAAATTCAAGTAAAACTTGAACAAGATACCGTATGGCTTGACGCGCACTTAATGGCTAAATTATTTGGCGTTCAGCGGCCTGCTGTGGTCAAGCATATTGGAAATATTTACAAATCTCGCGAATTGGATGAAAGGGCAACTTGTTCCATTTTGGAACAGGTTGCTTCAGATGGCAAGATTCGAAAGATGAAACTTTACAATCTGGACATGATCATCTCTGTCGGCTACCGGGTAAACTCTATTCAGGCAACACAATTCCGCCAATGGGCCACTCAGCGTCTCAAAGATTATCTGGTGCAGGGCTATGCCATCAACGAAAAACGCCTGCAACAGCGCAACATGCAGGTAGAGCAACTGAAAACCGGCATCCGTATCCTAAGCCGGGCTATTGAAGAAAAAGCACAGGAACAGGGCATCCATTGGTTGAACGATTTTGCCAAAGGCCTGCAACTGCTGGATGATTACGACCATGAACAACTCGACACCCGGGGCAAGACATGCACCAAGGCTGTTTATCCCGGCAGAGAACAATATCAGCGCCTCATCAACCAAATGAAAGCCGAATTCAATTCAGATGTGTTCGGTGTGGAAAAAGACAAGGGGTTCGATAGTGCCATCGCACAAATAGCCCAGGGATTTGGCGAAGAAGACGCCTACCCATCGCTGGAGGAAAAAGCCGCTATGCTCTTGTACCTCATCACAAAGAATCATGCGTTTGCCGATGGCAATAAACGAATTGCAGCCGCCTGTTTTTTACTCTTTTTGGAAGAAAACAACATGTTATTCAATGCAAATGGGCAGCCAATCATCAGCAATGAAGCGCTGGCCGGGCTTACCCTGTTTACAGCAGCCAGCAAGCCCGAAGAAATGGAAACCGTAAAGAAATTGATCATCAGCATCTTAAATAGAAATAAACCATGA
- a CDS encoding SAM-dependent DNA methyltransferase, with protein sequence MSNESSIVSKVWSFANVLRDDGVSYGDYLEQLTYLLFLKMVDEYAKPPYNRNITVPEGCDWQTLKSKRGAELESHYVHVLRTLAQAPGMLGQIFVKSQNKIQDPAKLYKLIDLIDKEKWSLMGADLKGKIYEGLLEKNAEDTKSGAGQYFTPRALIKAMVACVQPEPMKTIADPACGTGGFFLAAYDWIVEHHDLNREQKEFLKNKTFYGNEIVANTRRMCLMNMFLHNIGDIDGETFISSADALVADEGKRFDYVLANPPFGKKSSMTITNEAGEQEKQDLTYNRQDFWATTSNKQLNFLQHIRTMLKENGRAAVVLPDNVLFEGGAGETVRKELLKTTDLHTILRLPTGIFYAHGVKANVLFFDNRPGAKEPWTKAVWIYDYRTNVHHTLKKNPLKFEDLQDFINCYNPGNRNNRKETWSEENPEGRWRKFTYEEIIARDKTNLDIFWLKDKSLADLDNLPDPDMLANEIIENIEAGLESFKAVMEAMNGKSQE encoded by the coding sequence ATGAGCAACGAATCAAGCATCGTATCCAAAGTGTGGAGTTTTGCCAATGTACTGCGCGATGATGGCGTAAGCTATGGCGATTACCTGGAGCAGCTCACCTACCTGCTCTTCCTGAAAATGGTGGACGAATACGCCAAACCGCCTTACAACCGGAACATCACCGTGCCCGAAGGCTGCGACTGGCAGACCCTGAAAAGCAAACGGGGAGCAGAGCTGGAAAGCCATTATGTGCATGTGCTGCGCACGCTGGCTCAGGCGCCCGGCATGCTGGGGCAGATCTTTGTGAAGTCGCAAAATAAAATACAGGACCCCGCCAAGCTCTACAAGCTCATCGACCTGATAGACAAGGAAAAATGGAGCCTGATGGGTGCCGACCTGAAGGGCAAAATTTATGAAGGTCTTTTGGAGAAAAATGCCGAAGACACCAAATCGGGAGCCGGGCAGTATTTTACTCCACGAGCCCTGATCAAGGCCATGGTGGCCTGCGTACAGCCCGAACCCATGAAGACCATTGCCGACCCTGCCTGCGGCACGGGCGGTTTCTTTCTGGCCGCCTACGACTGGATAGTGGAACACCACGACCTGAACCGCGAACAAAAGGAATTCCTGAAAAACAAAACTTTTTACGGAAATGAAATTGTCGCCAATACGCGCAGAATGTGCCTGATGAACATGTTTTTGCACAACATCGGAGACATTGATGGCGAAACCTTCATCTCATCGGCCGATGCGCTGGTGGCAGATGAAGGCAAACGCTTTGATTACGTGCTGGCCAATCCGCCCTTCGGCAAAAAAAGCAGCATGACCATCACCAATGAGGCGGGAGAACAGGAAAAGCAGGACCTTACTTACAACCGTCAGGATTTCTGGGCTACCACCAGCAACAAGCAACTCAACTTCTTGCAACACATCCGCACCATGCTCAAGGAAAACGGGCGTGCGGCCGTTGTACTGCCCGACAACGTCCTGTTTGAAGGAGGAGCGGGCGAAACCGTGCGTAAAGAACTGCTCAAAACCACCGACCTGCACACAATTCTGCGCCTGCCTACCGGCATTTTTTATGCGCATGGCGTCAAAGCCAATGTGCTGTTTTTTGACAACCGCCCGGGCGCCAAAGAACCCTGGACCAAAGCAGTGTGGATCTATGACTATCGCACCAACGTGCATCACACCCTGAAGAAAAACCCATTGAAGTTTGAAGACCTGCAGGACTTCATCAACTGCTACAATCCCGGCAACCGGAACAACCGGAAAGAAACATGGTCGGAAGAAAACCCGGAAGGCCGTTGGCGAAAATTCACCTATGAAGAAATCATAGCACGGGACAAAACCAATCTTGACATCTTCTGGCTCAAAGACAAAAGCCTGGCAGACCTTGACAACCTGCCTGATCCCGACATGCTTGCCAATGAAATCATTGAGAATATTGAAGCCGGATTGGAGAGTTTTAAAGCGGTGATGGAAGCCATGAACGGAAAGTCTCAGGAATAG
- a CDS encoding type I site-specific deoxyribonuclease, whose translation MREDWIEIELGKVCFTTSGGTPSRKIPEYYQGNIPWVKSGELNHNVIRDTEEHISEEAVKNSSAKIFPEGTLLIALYGATIGKLAILGIPAATNQAVCGIFKSEIFETKFLFNYLFHKKQKLIEQGAGGAQPNISQTILKRLPVPLAPLPEQRAIVAKIEQLFSELDNGIANLKAAKDKLEIYRQAVLKKAFEGELTKEWRALRQAQGTQNKPDIEPVEMTGLSNNHLPTLPAGWKWVSVKEIAEKIQYGYTESSSHEIIGPKFLRITDIQNNKVNWNTVPYCKIDDDEVKKYILQDGDLVFARTGATVGKSFLIKGNIPKSVFASYLIRLRFPKKNVLDKYVWNFFQSYSYWAQIKKKSVGTGQPNVNGKKLGEILFPLPPPKEQTQIVQEIESRLSVCDHVQQQIDEALEKSEALRQSILNQAFEGKLLSEEELKACRKEPDWEPAEKLLERIKSMKQARISEPQKTS comes from the coding sequence ATGAGAGAAGATTGGATTGAAATAGAATTGGGAAAGGTGTGTTTTACTACCTCAGGTGGTACGCCCAGTAGAAAAATACCCGAGTACTATCAAGGCAATATTCCTTGGGTAAAGTCTGGCGAATTGAATCACAATGTTATTCGTGACACAGAAGAACATATTTCCGAAGAGGCGGTCAAAAATTCAAGTGCTAAGATTTTTCCTGAAGGCACTTTATTGATTGCGCTTTATGGCGCTACAATTGGCAAATTGGCTATTCTCGGTATTCCTGCTGCAACCAATCAAGCTGTTTGTGGAATTTTCAAAAGCGAGATATTTGAAACCAAGTTTCTCTTCAATTATCTGTTTCACAAAAAGCAAAAACTGATTGAACAAGGTGCGGGTGGAGCACAACCCAACATAAGCCAAACCATTCTAAAAAGGCTTCCTGTACCCCTCGCCCCCCTCCCCGAGCAACGCGCCATAGTAGCCAAAATAGAGCAGCTTTTCAGCGAGCTGGACAACGGCATCGCCAACCTCAAAGCCGCCAAAGACAAACTGGAAATCTATCGCCAGGCCGTGCTGAAAAAGGCGTTTGAGGGGGAGTTGACCAAGGAGTGGCGTGCCCTTCGACAAGCTCAGGGTACGCAAAATAAACCGGACATTGAGCCTGTCGAAATGACCGGTTTATCCAATAACCACCTCCCAACATTGCCGGCAGGATGGAAATGGGTTTCTGTAAAAGAAATCGCTGAAAAGATTCAATATGGATATACTGAATCATCATCTCATGAAATTATTGGGCCAAAGTTTTTAAGAATAACCGATATTCAAAACAATAAGGTAAACTGGAATACAGTGCCTTATTGCAAAATTGATGATGATGAAGTCAAAAAGTACATATTACAAGATGGAGATTTGGTTTTTGCCAGAACAGGAGCAACTGTTGGCAAAAGTTTCTTGATAAAAGGTAATATACCTAAATCGGTATTTGCATCATATTTAATACGATTAAGGTTCCCTAAAAAAAATGTACTTGATAAATATGTTTGGAACTTCTTTCAATCATATTCCTATTGGGCTCAAATAAAGAAGAAATCAGTAGGAACTGGTCAACCAAATGTCAATGGAAAAAAACTTGGAGAAATACTATTTCCCCTCCCCCCACCCAAAGAACAAACCCAAATCGTCCAGGAAATCGAATCCCGCCTTTCGGTATGCGACCATGTGCAGCAGCAGATAGATGAGGCCCTGGAAAAAAGTGAAGCCCTACGGCAGAGCATCCTCAACCAAGCCTTTGAAGGCAAGCTGCTGAGCGAAGAAGAACTGAAAGCGTGCAGAAAAGAACCGGATTGGGAGCCAGCGGAGAAGTTGTTGGAACGAATAAAGAGCATGAAACAAGCTCGGATTTCTGAACCACAGAAAACAAGCTAA
- a CDS encoding anhydro-N-acetylmuramic acid kinase — MKTYKVIGLMSGTSMDGLDIAYCHITEDNGKWSYTIPIAETIPYPPKWKLRLEQLVLQNAVTYLKTDAYLGHYFGNEVNTFIERHHLQDELDFICSHGQTIFHQPENRFTSQIGAGSAIAALTGFPVICDFRSVDVALGGQGTPIVPVADKLLFHNYTYLLNLGGIANITAHIGEKYIAFDVTPVNLILNKVAKTVGKDYDHNGDMARSGSLNQHLLDELNASWYYDKDYPKSMSGGWVSKVMWPVVSRHNIPAADKLRTLCEHIAYQLSRAVERIMDKEKLTISKADTMLTTGGGALNKFLIERISEKVPMTVDVPDEQTVKYKEALMIALMGILRVRDELNCFSSVTGASRDSIGGTIYQGHRKLLKTHF, encoded by the coding sequence ATGAAGACATATAAAGTTATCGGGCTGATGTCAGGAACCTCAATGGACGGGCTGGATATCGCCTATTGTCATATTACCGAGGATAACGGGAAGTGGAGTTACACCATTCCCATTGCCGAGACAATCCCGTATCCGCCAAAGTGGAAATTACGCCTGGAGCAACTGGTGCTTCAGAACGCTGTGACTTATCTGAAAACAGATGCCTATCTGGGGCATTACTTCGGCAATGAGGTAAACACATTTATTGAGCGACACCATTTGCAGGATGAGCTGGATTTCATCTGCTCACACGGCCAAACCATATTTCACCAGCCGGAAAACCGCTTTACCAGCCAGATAGGCGCAGGCTCCGCTATTGCTGCCCTTACCGGCTTTCCGGTAATCTGCGATTTCAGATCTGTTGACGTTGCCCTTGGCGGACAGGGAACACCCATCGTGCCGGTTGCCGACAAGTTGCTTTTCCATAACTACACATACCTGCTCAACCTCGGTGGCATTGCCAACATCACCGCCCACATCGGTGAAAAATACATTGCCTTTGACGTAACCCCGGTTAATCTCATTTTGAATAAAGTAGCTAAAACTGTGGGCAAAGACTATGACCATAACGGAGATATGGCCCGCTCAGGCTCCCTGAACCAACATCTGCTGGATGAGCTCAATGCCTCGTGGTATTATGATAAAGACTATCCCAAGTCCATGAGCGGAGGCTGGGTCAGCAAGGTAATGTGGCCGGTTGTGAGCCGTCATAATATCCCGGCGGCTGACAAGCTCCGCACTCTATGTGAACATATAGCGTATCAGCTAAGCCGGGCTGTGGAGCGGATAATGGATAAAGAAAAATTAACCATCTCAAAGGCTGACACTATGCTCACCACCGGGGGCGGGGCGCTCAACAAATTTCTCATAGAACGGATAAGCGAAAAAGTGCCCATGACCGTGGATGTGCCTGATGAGCAGACCGTAAAATACAAAGAAGCACTTATGATAGCACTGATGGGTATATTGCGTGTACGCGATGAATTAAACTGCTTCAGCTCGGTGACCGGGGCCAGCCGCGACAGCATTGGCGGCACGATTTATCAGGGACACCGCAAGCTGCTGAAAACACATTTCTGA
- a CDS encoding carbon-nitrogen hydrolase → MDKIELLHLSMEDYSELKAAMQSAYASMPNAFWKETHIKTLIEKFPEGQAVIKVNGQIAGCALSIIVDYDKYDDNHTYKEITANYTFESHTYDGDILYGIDVFIKPEFRGMRIGRRLYDYRKELCEKLNLKGIVLGGRIPNYHKYSKELTPKEYIEKVKRKEIHDPVLNFQLSNDFHPSRILNQYLEGDQDSEEYAVLLTWDNIYYKKPSKKATVRKTVVRLGLIQWQMRPYPNTDSLLQQIEYFIDALAGYRSDFALLPEFFNAPLMARYNHLSEPKAIRELAKYTEEIVKSISNLSISYNINIIAGSMPELKEGMLYNAGYLCKRDGTIERYEKIHVTPDEARVWGMQGGNEIKVFDTDCGKIGILICYDAEFPELCRILADAGMDILFVPFLTDTQNGFSRVRYCAQARAIENECYVAIAGSVGNLPNVHNMDIQYAQSMVFTPCDFAFPTIGIKAETTPNTEMILIADVDIELLRELHQFGSVRNLKDRRKDVYEVIRKRQDQHILRKPEVTKN, encoded by the coding sequence ATGGATAAAATTGAACTATTGCATCTCAGCATGGAAGACTATTCGGAGTTAAAGGCAGCCATGCAATCAGCTTATGCCTCCATGCCAAACGCATTCTGGAAAGAAACCCATATTAAAACCCTGATTGAAAAGTTTCCCGAAGGGCAAGCGGTAATAAAGGTGAATGGTCAAATTGCAGGCTGCGCATTATCCATTATTGTGGACTATGACAAATATGATGACAATCACACCTATAAGGAAATAACCGCCAATTACACATTTGAGTCACACACCTATGATGGAGACATATTGTATGGCATTGATGTTTTCATCAAACCTGAATTCAGAGGTATGAGAATTGGCAGAAGGCTTTATGACTACAGAAAAGAGCTATGCGAGAAATTAAATCTTAAAGGAATTGTGCTGGGAGGGAGAATCCCCAATTACCATAAATACTCAAAAGAGCTTACCCCCAAAGAATACATTGAAAAGGTGAAAAGAAAGGAAATTCACGATCCTGTTCTGAATTTTCAATTGTCCAACGACTTTCATCCCTCACGGATTCTAAACCAATATTTAGAAGGTGATCAGGATTCTGAGGAATATGCAGTGCTTTTAACCTGGGACAACATTTATTATAAAAAACCCAGCAAGAAGGCCACGGTCAGGAAAACAGTGGTAAGATTAGGATTGATTCAATGGCAAATGAGGCCCTATCCCAATACCGACTCCCTGCTTCAACAGATAGAATATTTTATAGATGCCCTGGCCGGTTACAGATCTGATTTTGCTTTGCTACCTGAGTTTTTCAATGCCCCTTTAATGGCACGGTATAACCATTTAAGCGAACCCAAAGCCATAAGAGAGCTGGCAAAGTATACAGAAGAGATAGTTAAAAGCATTTCCAACTTATCCATTTCCTACAACATAAATATTATTGCAGGAAGCATGCCGGAACTAAAAGAGGGTATGCTCTATAATGCAGGGTATCTGTGCAAACGAGACGGCACAATAGAAAGGTACGAAAAAATACACGTGACTCCCGATGAGGCAAGAGTATGGGGAATGCAGGGAGGAAATGAAATAAAAGTTTTTGATACTGATTGTGGCAAAATCGGAATATTAATCTGTTATGATGCAGAATTTCCGGAGCTCTGCAGAATACTTGCCGATGCTGGAATGGATATATTGTTTGTACCCTTCTTAACTGACACTCAAAACGGATTTTCCAGAGTACGATACTGCGCACAGGCACGGGCAATTGAAAATGAATGCTATGTAGCTATTGCCGGAAGTGTAGGAAACTTACCCAATGTGCATAATATGGACATTCAATATGCTCAGTCCATGGTTTTTACCCCCTGTGACTTTGCTTTTCCTACTATCGGAATAAAGGCAGAGACAACACCTAATACAGAGATGATTCTGATAGCGGATGTGGATATAGAATTACTCAGGGAATTACATCAATTTGGAAGTGTAAGAAACTTAAAAGACAGAAGAAAGGATGTATATGAAGTAATAAGAAAAAGACAGGACCAGCACATTCTTAGAAAACCGGAGGTGACGAAAAATTAA
- a CDS encoding type III restriction endonuclease subunit R codes for MTENINQNPEQKARDNIDRMLVDAGWQVQVKNKVDLSAGKGIAVREYQTDAGPADYVLFVDRKPVGVIEAKREEEGERLTMVEDQSSTYARSKLKYLNNDPLPFVYESTGVLTRFTDYRDPKPRSRPVFHFHRPETLLEWFSQEKTLRARLKDLPDLDETGLRPAQIKAIRNLEISFKDNRPKALIQMATGAGKTFTACTFVYRLLKHADVKRILFLVDTKNLGEQAEQEFLKYQPTDDNRKFTELYNVQRLSSGYISSDSQVCISTIQRLYSILKGEELDEDTELENPNESSDWWKKKEPLPVEYNPTVPIEMFDFIIIDECHRSIYNLWKQVLDYFDAFLIGLTATPDKRTFGFFNENVVSEYTYEESVIDGVNVPYDVYTIETEITRSGARIKAKEYVDKREKLTRKKRWEQLDDDFEYTANQLDREVVNPSQIRNIIKAFKDALPKMFPDRFDEKGQFEVPKTLVFAKTDSHADDIIQIIREEFGEGNDFCKKLTYKIDEDPKSVLNRFRNSWNPRIAVTVDMIATGTDVKPLEVLLFMRDVKSINYFEQMKGRGTRTLSFDDLKRVSRTAKHTKTHFVIVDAVGATKSKKTDSRPLERKRSVPLKDLLGAVTMGVQDEDLFLSLANRLIRLEKLLTADEKAGYTELTGGKTLSQTAKDLLNAYDPDVIESRTQALLNEIPAQDRTPAKEEECRKQAQHQLATQAASTFNGELNEYLENVRKVHEQIIDTVNTDRILRSEWDSFTQEKAEEVVKNFKEYIEANKDEITALSIFYDQPYRRREITFKMIKDLLEKLKREKPLLAPHYVWDAYAQLEEVTDNSPKNELVALVSLIRRVCGIDPQLTNYSKTVDKNFQDWVFGKQAGPLKFTEEQMQWLRNIKDHIATSFHIDPDDFNYSPFDKDGGIGKFYQLFGDEYLKLLEELNEQLAA; via the coding sequence ATGACTGAAAACATCAACCAGAATCCGGAGCAGAAAGCTCGCGATAACATAGACCGGATGTTGGTCGATGCCGGATGGCAAGTACAGGTTAAGAACAAGGTTGACCTATCCGCAGGAAAAGGCATTGCCGTGCGCGAATACCAGACCGATGCCGGCCCGGCCGACTATGTCCTCTTCGTGGACAGAAAACCAGTAGGTGTTATTGAAGCAAAAAGGGAAGAGGAAGGAGAACGACTGACAATGGTGGAAGACCAAAGCAGCACATACGCCCGAAGCAAATTGAAATACCTGAATAACGACCCGCTTCCGTTCGTGTATGAAAGCACCGGAGTGCTGACGCGCTTCACCGATTACCGCGACCCGAAACCAAGATCGAGACCGGTGTTTCATTTTCACCGGCCCGAAACCTTGTTGGAATGGTTCAGCCAAGAAAAAACATTGCGAGCAAGACTGAAAGACCTGCCCGACCTGGACGAGACCGGTCTGCGGCCTGCACAGATCAAGGCCATTCGCAATCTTGAAATTTCGTTCAAGGACAACCGCCCCAAGGCCTTGATCCAAATGGCCACCGGTGCCGGAAAGACCTTCACCGCCTGCACTTTCGTTTATCGCCTACTGAAACATGCCGATGTTAAGCGCATCCTGTTTCTGGTGGACACCAAAAACCTGGGCGAACAGGCCGAACAGGAATTTCTGAAATATCAACCGACCGATGACAACCGCAAATTCACCGAACTGTACAATGTGCAGCGATTGAGTTCGGGTTACATCTCATCAGACAGCCAGGTGTGCATCTCAACCATTCAGCGTCTTTATTCTATTTTGAAGGGTGAGGAGCTGGATGAAGATACCGAGCTGGAAAACCCCAACGAATCGTCCGATTGGTGGAAGAAGAAAGAACCCCTCCCGGTGGAGTACAATCCGACTGTGCCCATCGAAATGTTCGACTTCATCATCATTGACGAATGCCACCGCTCCATTTACAATCTGTGGAAACAGGTGCTCGACTACTTCGATGCATTTCTGATCGGGTTGACCGCCACGCCCGACAAGCGCACTTTTGGCTTCTTCAATGAGAATGTGGTGAGCGAATACACCTACGAAGAATCCGTGATTGACGGGGTGAACGTGCCCTATGACGTGTACACCATTGAAACGGAGATCACGAGGTCCGGAGCCAGGATCAAGGCGAAGGAATATGTGGACAAACGGGAGAAGCTCACCCGTAAAAAACGCTGGGAACAACTGGATGATGATTTTGAATACACTGCCAATCAACTGGACAGAGAAGTAGTTAATCCAAGTCAGATACGAAACATTATTAAAGCCTTTAAAGATGCTCTGCCAAAAATGTTTCCCGACCGTTTTGATGAAAAAGGCCAGTTCGAAGTCCCCAAAACACTGGTCTTTGCCAAGACCGACAGCCATGCAGACGATATCATTCAGATCATTCGTGAAGAATTTGGCGAAGGCAATGATTTTTGCAAGAAGCTGACCTATAAAATTGACGAAGACCCCAAATCGGTGCTGAATCGATTCCGTAATTCATGGAACCCGCGCATAGCTGTAACGGTGGACATGATCGCAACGGGAACAGACGTGAAACCCCTGGAAGTGCTGCTGTTCATGCGCGATGTGAAAAGCATCAACTACTTTGAGCAGATGAAAGGCAGGGGAACCCGAACCCTCAGTTTCGATGACCTGAAACGGGTAAGCCGTACCGCCAAACACACCAAAACGCATTTCGTGATCGTGGATGCCGTGGGCGCCACCAAATCCAAAAAAACCGACAGCCGGCCATTGGAACGCAAACGAAGCGTTCCACTCAAAGACCTTTTGGGGGCCGTGACCATGGGTGTGCAGGATGAAGACCTCTTCCTCTCCCTGGCAAACCGCCTCATCCGTTTGGAAAAGCTGTTAACAGCAGATGAAAAAGCCGGCTACACAGAACTTACAGGAGGCAAAACACTCAGCCAGACCGCCAAAGACCTCCTCAATGCCTACGACCCGGATGTGATCGAAAGCAGGACACAAGCATTGCTCAATGAAATTCCCGCACAAGACCGCACTCCTGCCAAAGAAGAAGAATGCCGCAAACAGGCACAGCACCAACTGGCCACCCAGGCGGCTTCCACCTTTAATGGGGAACTGAACGAATACCTGGAAAATGTGCGCAAGGTGCACGAGCAGATCATTGATACGGTGAACACCGACAGGATCCTGCGCTCGGAGTGGGACAGCTTTACCCAAGAAAAGGCCGAGGAAGTGGTGAAGAACTTCAAGGAATACATTGAAGCCAACAAAGATGAGATCACGGCTTTGAGTATTTTCTACGACCAGCCTTACCGCAGGCGGGAAATCACCTTCAAGATGATCAAAGACCTGCTCGAAAAACTAAAACGCGAAAAACCCCTGCTTGCCCCACATTATGTGTGGGATGCCTATGCCCAATTGGAAGAAGTGACTGACAACAGCCCGAAAAACGAACTGGTGGCTCTGGTCTCGCTCATACGCAGGGTATGCGGCATAGACCCGCAACTGACCAACTACTCCAAAACGGTGGACAAGAATTTTCAGGATTGGGTGTTCGGCAAGCAGGCCGGGCCGTTAAAATTCACCGAAGAGCAGATGCAATGGCTGCGGAATATCAAGGACCACATAGCAACCAGTTTTCATATTGACCCTGATGATTTTAACTACAGTCCGTTTGACAAAGATGGAGGGATAGGCAAATTTTACCAGTTGTTTGGGGATGAATACCTGAAACTATTGGAGGAATTGAATGAACAATTGGCCGCGTGA
- a CDS encoding Fic family protein, with translation MSGTQKNMPFKPHTLPLKNLEWEAFIDLMGKANRLIARYDGLLQSIVNPDVLLSPLRTREAVLSSKIEGTQATLEEVMEFDANALRSENRKDDIDEVINYRIALMEGRKRMEGRPLSLNVIRQLHEILLDGVRGAGKDRGNFRKIQNWIGPPGSTLEQARFVPPSVPNMMEGLYNWEKYLHEEEKDVMVQLAIVHAQFEILHPFLDGNGRIGRILIPLFLYHKGIIHQPVFYMSQYLESNRQAYYDALKSITDTGHWTHWIQFFLQGIVQQAEKNITQTRQVIELYDNMKGVMAEKTHSQWAIHCLDYIFSQPIFNTSDFNRKAQVPKTSSARLLKAMEASEIIECIHRGAGRRPSVFVFRKLLKIINE, from the coding sequence ATGAGTGGAACACAAAAGAACATGCCCTTTAAACCCCATACACTACCCCTCAAAAATCTGGAATGGGAGGCGTTCATAGACTTGATGGGGAAGGCCAACCGGCTCATCGCCCGCTATGACGGGCTGCTGCAATCCATCGTCAACCCCGATGTGTTGCTGTCTCCATTGAGGACCCGAGAAGCGGTGCTGTCCTCCAAAATTGAAGGAACCCAGGCCACTCTGGAAGAAGTGATGGAGTTTGACGCCAATGCACTGCGTTCCGAAAACAGGAAAGATGATATTGATGAGGTGATCAATTACCGGATTGCCCTGATGGAAGGGCGAAAGCGTATGGAAGGTCGTCCGTTGAGTCTGAATGTGATCAGACAACTTCACGAAATCCTGCTGGATGGGGTACGGGGAGCGGGCAAGGACCGCGGCAACTTTCGTAAAATTCAGAACTGGATAGGTCCACCCGGAAGCACCTTGGAACAGGCCCGGTTTGTTCCGCCTTCGGTGCCGAACATGATGGAAGGATTATACAACTGGGAGAAGTATCTGCATGAGGAGGAAAAAGACGTAATGGTGCAACTCGCCATTGTGCATGCCCAATTTGAAATCCTGCACCCTTTTCTGGATGGGAATGGCCGCATCGGCCGCATACTTATCCCGTTGTTTCTGTATCACAAAGGTATCATTCACCAGCCGGTGTTTTACATGAGCCAATACCTGGAAAGCAACCGGCAGGCTTACTACGATGCATTGAAAAGCATCACCGATACCGGGCATTGGACACATTGGATCCAGTTTTTTCTTCAGGGCATCGTGCAGCAAGCAGAGAAGAATATAACTCAAACACGCCAGGTCATTGAGCTTTACGATAACATGAAAGGGGTGATGGCCGAAAAGACCCACTCGCAATGGGCCATCCACTGCCTGGATTACATTTTCTCACAACCCATCTTCAATACAAGCGATTTCAACCGGAAGGCACAGGTGCCCAAGACCAGTTCGGCCCGCTTGCTCAAGGCCATGGAAGCGAGCGAGATCATTGAATGTATTCATAGAGGTGCCGGAAGGCGCCCCAGCGTGTTTGTATTCAGAAAACTATTAAAGATCATCAACGAATGA